GTCGCACCGGGCGAGGTCTTCGGGCTGATCGGGCCCAACGGCGCGGGCAAGACCACCTTCATCCGAATCCTGACCGGCTTCTGGCTCGCCTCCGAGGGCGACGTGCGCCTCGATGGCGTCTCGGTCACGCGCGATCGCTTCCGAGTCCAGGCGCGGCTGGGCTACGCCTGCGAGCAGCCGAAGCTGTACGCCGACCACAGCGTCGACGCGTTCCTGCGCTTCGTGGGCGGGCTGCGCGGACTGCACGGCGCGGGTCTGCGCGGGGCGATCGGCCGCTCGATCGAGCGCATGGGGCTCGAGCCGGTGCGCGGCCGGCGGATCGGCGTGCTCTCGAAGGGTTTCCGCCAGCGAGTCGCGCTCGCGCAGGCGCTGCTGCACGATCCCCCGCTCCTCGTCGTCGACGAGCCCACCGTCGGGCTCGATCCAGCGCAGCAGATCGAGCTGCGCCGCATCCTCTCGGGCCTGCGCGGCACGCACACGGTGCTGCTCTGCACCCACCAGCTGCACGAAGCCGAGGCGATCTGCGACCGCGTGGCGCTGCTCGATCGCGGCCGGCTGGCCGCGATCGCGACCGCCGAGGAGATTCGCGCGGGCGCGGGCCTGGAGGCGCTCTTTCTCGCGCGCGTCGGCCGGAGCGCGCAAGCGGAGCCCGCCACGTGATCGGTCGCGTGCTCGCGCTCGCCCGGAAGGAGCTGCGCCAGCTCTTCGCGTCCCCGATCGCCTACGTGGTCGGGACCGCCTACGTCGCTCTCACCGGGATCTACTTCTTCCAGCACCTGGTCAGCTACAACCAGCTGCTCTTCGTCTACCAGTCCGAAGGGCTCGGCGGAGGCGGCTTCGACCAGGGAACGGTGCCGAGCCACATCAACGTGCTGAACGAGGTCTTCGTTCCGGCGGCCGACGACTTCGGGCTCTTCCTGCTCGTCGTGCTGCCGCTGGTGACGATGCGCGTCTTCGCGGAGGAGCGGGCAAGCGGCACCGACGAGCTCCTGCTCACCAGCGGCTTGCGCCCCTTCGAGGTCGCGCTCGCCAAGCACGCCGTCACGTACCTCTTCGTCGTGCTGCTGCTCGCCGCGAGCGCGATCTACCCGGCGGTGGTCGTCTCGCGCGCCGCCCTGGGCTTCGAGCACCTGATCGCGCTCTACGTCGGCCAGCTCCCCTGCTCGTCGTTCACCTCGAGTCAGATCGTCGCTGCGGTGCTGGGGTACTCGATTCCGTTCGTGCTGCTGGACTTCGCCTGGCTCTCGAACGCGGTGTCGGAGCCGGTCGCGCGCGCGCTGGGCGAGATCGCGCTGCTCGGCCACTACGGCTCGTTTCCGCGCGGCGTGATCGAGCTTCGCGAGGTGCTCTACTTCGCCTCGATCGCGTTCCTGGGCTGGCTCGCGTCGCTCACCGCGCTCGAGCTCGGAAGGGCGCGCTAGATGTCGCTGCTGCCGGCGGCGGGGCTGGTGATGATCCTCGTCGGTGTCGCCTCGCACTACGCGACGCGTTCGCTTCAGGGCTTCTCGGCGTTCCCGGCCGCGAACGTCGCGCTCGGCATCGCGCTCGTGCTCGTCGGCGCGGCCGCACGAGCGCGCGCGTTCCGCGGCTTCTCGGGCGCGGCGTCGCGTCGCGTCGCACTTCGGGCGCTCGCGATCTTTGCCGCCGGCGCGATCGCGGCGATCGGGCTCGGCGTCGCATCGCGGAGCTGGACCGCCCGGCTCGATCTCACCGTCGATCGGCTCTACACGCTCTCGGATCAGACGCGATCTCTCTGTGCGGAGCTCGATCGGAGCGGAGCCGTCGCAATCGAGCTGGTCTTCTTCGAGGACGCGCTCCTCGCCAAGGACGCTCGCCTGCTCGTCGCGGCCTACGGCGCAGCGTGCCCGCGCGTCTCGATTCGAGACGCCAGCCGGAGCGAGCCGCCCGCGGGCGCACGCGCGCTCTACACCACCACCGCGACCACGGTGATCGCCTGTCGCGGCGGGGTCTGCGACCCGGTCGGCTACCCGTCCGAGCGCAACATCACGGCGGCCCTGCTCCGGCTCTCGAGCGAGCGGTCGCCGCGCGTGTTCTTCCTGATCGGGCACGGCGAGGTCGACCTCGCCAGCGAGAGCGACGGCGGCTACTCGGGCCTGGCCGCGCTTCTGCGCGACCAGGGTTTCGACGTGCGCGCGCTCGTCGGCCCGGCCGCGGCCGAGGGCCCCGCAGGAGCGGACGTCCTGATCGCCGCCGCACCGGAGCGCGATCTGCTCCCCGAGGAGATCGCGCTTCTCGACCGCTGGCTCGAGTCGGGCGGGCGAATGCTCGTGCTCGCCGAGCCGGGTCTGCGCTCGAACCTCTACTCGGACCTGCTACTGCGCTGGGGCTTCGATCTGGAGGACGGCGTGATCGTCGACGCGGCGGCGAGCCCGCTGCTGGAGAATCCCTCGCCGCTGAATCTGCTGGTTCACCTCTTCGCGCCGTACCACCCGGTCTCGCGCACGCTCTCGCGCCGCACGATGGTATTGATGCCGACCACGCGCCCGGTCGCGCTCGCGCGCAAGCCGCAGCCCGATGACCGACTCGAGCGGATCGCGTTCGCGACCGAACGCGCGCGCGTCGATCACGACCTCACGCGCGCCCTCGCCGGCCGGAGCCCGGCGCGATCGGACGCGGCGATCGGAGAGCCTGCGGTCGCGGCCGCCGGCAGCTACCCGCGCGGCGGCACCGGCGCGGCCGGAGAAGCCTCCGCCGCGGAAGCGCGGATCGTCGTGATCGGCGATCGCGACTTCGCCTCGAATCGCCTGATCGGTGCGCTCTACAACCGCGACCTGTTGCTGAACGCCGCGCGCTGGCTCGCCTCCGACGAGTCGCGCATCGCGCTGACCGACAAGGCGTGGACGCCGAACCAGGATCCGCTCACGCTGCAGCAGACCGTCGCCTACTTCTACTTCCTCGCCTTCGCCCTGCCCGAGGCGCTGCTCCTGCTCGGAATCTACGCTTGGTGGCGCCAGCGCGCCTGAGTTACCCTGCCGCGCGACTTCTCGAGGAGACCCGATTTGAGATCGATCGCGCTTCTGGCCCTGTGCCTCGGACTCGCCGGCTGCAATCCCGAGCAGGCGAAGGATCTCGCGGAGATCAAGTCGAAGCAGGACGAGATCCTGCAGCGCCTGACGGCGATCGAGGAGGGCCAGAAGAAGCTGCAGGCCGCGGCTCCGGCGCGGGCAGCTCGAGCGGAAGAGGACTTCGACAAGGCCTACACGATCGCGCTCGCAGGTTCCCCTGTGCGCGGCAAGGCGGACGCGCCCGTCACGATCGTCGAGTTCTCGGACTTCCAGTGCCCGTTCTGCGCCCGCTCCAAGCCGATCGTCGAGGGAGTGCTGGCGAAGTACCCGAACGACGTGAACTACGTCTTCAAGCACTTTCCTCTCAGCTTCCACGCCGCCGCGCGTCCCGCCGCGCTCGCCTCGATGGCGGCCCAGGAGCAGGGAAAGTTCTGGGAGATGCACGAAGTCCTGTTCGCCAACCAGCCGAGCCTCGACGCCGCGAAGCTGGACGAGTACGCCAAGCAGGCCGGGCTCGACGTCGCCCGCTTCAAGAAGGACCTCGAGGCGAAGAAGGCGGAGTACGACAAGCGCGTCGACGTCGAGCTCTCGCTCGGACAGAGCGTCGACGTGCGAGGAACGCCGACCCTGTACGTCGGCGGCAAGAAGGTCCGGGTGCGCACCGTCGAAGGCATGGGCGCGATGATCGAGGAGCAGCTGAAGAAGAAGGGCTCCTGAAGCCGGACTTCGCTACTTCCCCAGCGCCTCGGAATAGGCGCGGATGCGTTTCGCGTTCACGCCCATGTCGCCGAGCCCGTCGCGTGAGCGCGAGCGCACGTCGACCCGCGAGCCCGCGGCGTCCGGTCGGACGCGGATCACGACGTCGTCCACGAAGTGGAAGACGCTCGAGGTGCCGGTGGCCTCGATCCGGCCGGTCGCGGCGTCGGCGCGCGTGACCTGCCAGCCGGGGAGAGACTCCGCCACCTGCCTCGCCCGATCGAAGGCCTGATCCGGCGGAAGTGCGAGCAGGATCGGCACGGCCTCGGGATACGACTGCCGCTGCAGCTCGTCGAAATGCGCTCGCTGCTCCGCCCCCGGCTCCGG
This Deltaproteobacteria bacterium DNA region includes the following protein-coding sequences:
- a CDS encoding ABC transporter ATP-binding protein; this translates as MSARIEARNVSKRFGGVVALDDLSLDVAPGEVFGLIGPNGAGKTTFIRILTGFWLASEGDVRLDGVSVTRDRFRVQARLGYACEQPKLYADHSVDAFLRFVGGLRGLHGAGLRGAIGRSIERMGLEPVRGRRIGVLSKGFRQRVALAQALLHDPPLLVVDEPTVGLDPAQQIELRRILSGLRGTHTVLLCTHQLHEAEAICDRVALLDRGRLAAIATAEEIRAGAGLEALFLARVGRSAQAEPAT
- a CDS encoding DUF1499 domain-containing protein, whose product is MERLWMAPSYVIVTLIVLGTGGAFTGVFTPFLGFTLVFLAVLTSVVFGIALAGAAAFASSTGKSWRPRALRGAIVPLLIAIPAFGAVNLSSTPTMNDVSTDLVDRLEFAPELAALRTSPEPGAEQRAHFDELQRQSYPEAVPILLALPPDQAFDRARQVAESLPGWQVTRADAATGRIEATGTSSVFHFVDDVVIRVRPDAAGSRVDVRSRSRDGLGDMGVNAKRIRAYSEALGK